The Aeoliella mucimassa genome includes the window AGTCTGCTGTCGCGAATCGACCACGTGGAATCGGGTATCAAGCCGGTTGGACCAGGTCGGGCGACCGTGGTTGGTGTTGGTGGTCTACTGGGTTTGATGTTGGGTCTTGGCATTGTGTTCGTCAAACATGGTCCCCGCCCAATGGACGTAGCCGAGCTGGAGGCGACTCCCGCAACAGTTGCAGGTCGCACCGAGTTTGGCTTTGCCTCGCCCCGCTCGCATCGTTTCACCTTAAGCGAAGCAATTGCCACTGGCTACGAAGCTCGCGAAACCGCAGGTGCCCACTAAGAGCGATACGATCGATTCGACCCTGCCGAGTCGATCCGTGAGCTACAGTTTAGGAATCGAGGTCATGCTCGCTAAAGTGCTTCTTCTCTGGTTCGACTTATCCAATGGCTCTTATCATCGTGTTCGCCGTGTTGGTTGCCCTGTTGTGGGGAGCCATTGCCTTTCGCCGGTTTACGCCGGTGGGAGTGGCTGTAGCGACGGTAGCTATTGGCTACGTGCTGGGCTATGAGTTCTGGCACCTGCACCTAGGACCGCTGCCGCTAACAGTCGACCGACTGCTATTGGGTGTGTTAGTGGCCGCCCTGGCGATGTTCGCCTGGCAGCGAAAGCTGGTGCATTGGACTCCGCTGACCGTCGACTGGGCGATCTTTACTTTGTTGGGCTGGCTGACTGTAAGTTGCGTCTTGGCGAACGTCGGCAGCGACGCCGATCTGCCGGTATCGCCATTCTTTCGCTTGCTGTTTAGTTTCTGGACTCCCACGCTGCTCTACCTGGCGGTGCGAATCGCCCCTCCCTCGACTCGTACTACCACCTACGTGCTCGCAGCGTTTGCAGCACTGGGTACCTACCTGGCGGTGACCGCCTGTGCCGAAATCACGCAGCAGTGGTGGGCGGTGTTTCCGAAGTACATTACCGATCCGGAACTCGGCACGCACTTTGGCCGCGCCCGTGGTCCTGCCTTGAACTCAGTGAGTCTGGGGAACTACCTTTGCTTGTGCTTCTGGGCCACCTGGACCCTCCGCCCCCGCGTTCGGCGATCGCTTCAATTAGTGCTGTTGGGATGCATGGGCCTGATGGTGCTCGGCATCCTATTCACCTACACCCGCAGTGTGTGGATGGGCTTCGCCCTCAGTGCGTTCGTGATGCTCATCGCCCATACTCCTCGTGAGTATCGCTGGCCGGTTGCGATCGGTTCGTCCGTTTGCGGAGCGTTGCTGCTGATGGTCGCCTGGTCGTTCGTGTTGTACCTGAACCGCGAAGACTCGGGCTCGGTGTCCGAACACTCCGTCGAGCAGCGCACCTCGTTCGCGTATGTTTCCTGGAAGATGTGGTGCGATGAACCTCTGGCAGGCGTCGGCTTTGGACGGTTCTTCGACAAGAAGCTGCCGTACCTGTCGGACCGACACCAGTCGTTCGAACTCGAATCGATTCGCAATCTGCACCATCACAACACGTTTCTCGGCCTGGTGGTCGAAACCGGATTGGCTGGCTTGGCCGCTTACTTGGCAATGCTAGTTGGGTGGATCTGGATTGGTTACCGCATGACGTTCGACGAATCGAACTCTCCAGCAATGCGACAGATGGGACGACTGTTGTTGGCGGTGCTTTGTGTTTATTTGCCGTCGGCACTGTTTCACGATCTGACCCACATTTTCCAGGACCAGACGTTCTTGTTCCTGATTGCAGGCCTTGCCTTGGCCGTGGCCGAACAGCATAGCCCGGTAGCGCAGCCGGCAACCATGCCGAACCGCGTTGGCTTTAGCTCCTTCACTACGACTTCGCACTCGAAAACGGGATTTCACGCACCATGACCGCTGTTAGCTGCCCCGTACCAGTCGCTCAGAAGCCCGTTGTACAGCTCTTCGGCATGCAGATCGACCGAGTTGATCTGCAGCAAGCGACTGCGCAAGTGATGGACTGGTGCGAGTCTCCGACCTCGATAAATTGTCGCTACGTAGTGACCCCGAATGTCGACCATGCGGTGCTGCTCAGCCATCACGAAGGTCTGCAGAACGCTTACAAGTCGGCCGCGATGGTCTTGGCCGACGGGGCGCCGATTGTTGCTGCATCTCGCCTGCTGGGGCGGCCGCTGCCCGAACGCGTGGCCGGGAGCGACTTGGTACCGAGCGTGTTAGCCGCTGCGGCTGCTGGTTCGCAGCCCTTGCGAGTGTTTTTATTGGGGGCAGGACCCGGAGTGGCGGAACGCGCCGCGGAAGCTATCCATCAGAAATACAACAACGTGCAGGTAGTCGGCACCCATTGCCCTCCCCTTGGATTCGAACACAACTCGGCAGCCAATCAAGCGGCCCTCGATGCGGTCTCCGCCCAGCCGGTGGATCTGCTGGTGGTTGGTCTGGGGGCTCCGAAACAAGAGCTGTGGGTCGCCAAGCATTACCAGCAGCTCAACGCCAAGGTGGCACTTTGTGCGGGGGCGACGATCGATTTCCTGGCCGGCGAGAAGCAGCGGTCGCCAGTCTGGATGCGGCGCACCGGTCTCGAGTGGGTGCACCGCCTGGCTAGCGAGCCCCGTCGGTTGGCAACCCGATACCTTCGCGATGCCATCGTCTTTCCGCAACTAGTTTGGCGGGAATGGCGGGCCGCCTAGCCCTGGCACCATCTTTGCCCGCTACGTTTGGCTCTCTATACTCGTCTGAATGACGAATCGTGTAATCATCGTGTTGATGGTCGACGGCCTGCGAGCGCGGGCTTTAGGTGCGTATGGGAATACGTGGTACTCCACCCCTTCGCTCGACGCACTGGCCAGCGAGGCCACGCTTTTCGACCGTGTACTGGCCGAGTCGAACCAACTAGGCGACGTGTACGACTCGATCTGGACCGGGCAGCATCGCTTGTCGCCTGCGACTACCGAGTCTATGCATTTGATCGAACAACTGCGGAGCGAAGGTTACCTGTGCCATCTGGTGACCGATGAGCCAGAACTGGCCGAGCGGGAGGACCTTGATCATTTCGACGAAGCCATCGTGCTGAACCCTGCTCCTGCGGAAGAAGCCGACGACGTGATGGACTGCGGGCTGGCTTCCACCTTGGTCGCGGCCGCCGATCAACTCGGCGAGTGGTCGGCCGAGTACGAACAGCCGCGGCTGCTCTGGATTCATCTTCGCGGGTTACTCTCCCCGTGGGATGCCCCGCGAGAGCTGGCTGAAAGCTTGCTGGGCGAGGAAGATCCTCCGCTCGAGTCCTCGGTCGAAGTGCCAGAGCAGGCGGTTGCCGATTCCGACGAAGCTGCCGATTTGGTGCTGCATACCGCAGTGCGATACGCCGGCCAAGTCATGGCGCTCGACGCGGCGGTGGGAGCGGTCGACTCGCTGGTGGCCGAACTCTGGCCCGAAACACCGGTGGAGTTCGTGCTAGCAGGTACGCGGGGCTACGCCCTCGGCGAGCACGGTTGGCTCGGCATCGACGCCGCGGCTGCACACCGCGAACTGTTTCAGGTGCCTTTGATCATACGTGGCTCTCAGGTCGCCGCGATGCGTCGCGAATCGGCGTTGCTGCAATCGAGCGATCTCTATGCGTTATTGCTGGAGTTGTCCAAATCGGGCAGTTTGCCTACTTTGTCGCGGGAACAAGCGAGCGGTTGCACGAACGATTCCCGTTTTGTCGAAACGAACGAGTGGTCCTACGTGGCTGGCTGGCCTGCCGAAGGGGAAATTTCGGGGGAACTCTACGTGCATCCCGACGATCAATGGCAGGCAAACAATGTCACGACAATTTGCACCGACGAGTCGGCAGTGCTAGCATCGCTGCTCACTGAAACAGCCGATAAGTAAAGCAATCACTATAGCGTTGCTCGGCGAGCGCAACTACAATTCTGCCAATTAGTTAGTGCATGTCAGCCGACGACGGCTGGCGATGACTTCAGATTACCCTTCGGCGGACAAGGATGTCCGGTGACCAACAACCTTTCCACTAAACAGTGGTCGCCAGGAAGGTGGCCGTGGTTAGTGCTAGCCATCTTGGGCTACGCACTGGTGGTTGTTGCGCCTGCTAGGGCCGAAGATTCCACGTTGCGTCTGCGAATTGCTTGGGGTGGTTCCAAGCCAATTCAATGGGCTGCACGCATGTCGGTAAACGGCGGCACGCTTACGGACATGTCGCTGCTAGGGCGCGAAGCCGACACGCCAGGAAGTCTGTGGATCGATGCTGGTACCGTGTTGGTCGCCCAGCCCCGAGCTCGCACGTTCGATGGCTGTGACATTACCGTTCACTCGGCGATGACCGGTGCGATACGACTCGAGTTTCGGGCAGCCGGCGACTCCGAGTCGACCACAGTCGAGATTCCCCTCAGCGAGTTGATGACCACCGCTCATCGCTCCGCGTTGCCTGCCGCCGACGATCAATCCGCGGCGACTTTACTCGTGCACCGGGTATCGGACGATGCGCTGCGAATCGATCTGGACCGCGACGACCTGATCTTCACACCCGGCGAGAATCTTGAGTTTGATATGACCCCCGTCGTGCCTGGATTGGAAGCGGGCAGCGCGATCGACTTGGCCGTGGCCGTGTTCTCGGGCCGCGGGGGGCATCAAGAGTGGAGTATTAACTCGCGGAAAACGCTCCCCACGCAAGGAGAGCTCCGCCTGCCGATTTCGATTCCGCTGCCGGAGAAAGAGGGCGTTTATACGGTTCGCCTGACCATCAGTACTCCTCCAGGTAATCGGGCGAAGTTCTGGGAATCCTCGACCGCCGAGAAACTAGCCGAACGCACGTTCCAGGTGGTGGTGCTCGAGCCGAACGCGCCGATTCACTACCGCGATGCGGAGTGGAAAACGACGCTGGAGATCGATCCAGCGAATCCCAAGTGGTACGACCGCCTGCCCGACTGGACTCGACTCGACCGACTGGCGAAATGGACGGTCGCGCCGATGGGGAGCGAAACCTCGGGGACCGCCACGATGCACGATCGACAGCTGGTTGAGCTTTCTGCCAGCCGCGCAACGCATCCCACTTGGCAAGCTTATCCGCTGCCCGCTGCGGAGATTGGTCTTCCGCACGTCGTGGAGGTCGATTTGCCAGGCGATTTTGCCCAAGAGCTGGCGATTCGCATCTACGAGCCCGATGCGGATGGCAAATTGGTGCCGCTGGGGCCTGCGACCGCAATCGTGGTCGATGCATCCACACTGCCAGGCACCGAGACTTTTGTCAGTCATCGCTGCTTGTTCTATCCGCGAACCAAGTCGCCCGTAGCGGTGGTGCAGAATCTCTCGAACGAAAACAAAGCCCGCTTCGGCCGCATTCGTCTGCGATCGGTGCATGGCTCGCGGGATGGCGATCTGGCGATTGCGTACAACGAACGCCCAATTGCCGCCTACTTCGACTGGAACGAATTGCTCGAACACACGAGTGCCAGAACGCCCGCCGCCGATGGCCGGCCTGCGGTCGACGACTGGCAAACCTTCTATCTGCTCGCCGAACGTTTGGCCGCGTCGCTCGAGCTATCGGGCTACAACATGGCGGTGGTAAATGTCTGGCGCGATGGCGGAGCGGCTTTCGACGCGGGCGACTATCCCACGACCCCGGTCATGAACTTTAGCCGGCTCAACACCGGAGCGACCGATCTGCCGCCGATCGATCCCCTGGATCTAATGCTGCGTATCTGTTCGCGACGCGGGCTGCGGATGGTACCGAGCATTCGGTTCAATTCGTCTTTGGTCGATGTGAATCGGATGATGCGTACTCCACAAAAACAGAAGTGGACTATTGAGAATTACCCGGTGTGGACCGATCTCGCAGGGCGTCCTCGAACTACCATCACCCAGCACCAACGTGGTAGCACTCCGCACTACTACACTGCCCATCCTAAAGTCGCCGAGGAGGTGCAAGGCATCGTCGATCGCCTGATCGTTTCCTGCTCAGGCCACGCCGCGTTTGCTGGGGTATCGCTCGAACTATCGGCCGACAGCTATCTAGCATTCCCGCCAAGCGAATATGGAGTAACTCCTACGCGTCTGGCGAATGTCGCTGCTCGCATGAAAGTGAACTCCGAAGTACTCAACAATTGGATCCAGAATCCACATCAGATGCTCGACGATGCGTCTGCGCGACGTGTCTGGCACCGCGAACGAGCGCTCGCGACCACGTCCCTGCTGGGATCGATCGCTACGAATCTGTACTCGAATAATCCCGAGGCGTCTCTTTGGTTGTTGACTGCGGAGATGTTCGATACCAATGAGTTTTCGCTCCGCCCGCAGTTTGCCCCTCGCCCGCTGGACGAATTGTATCTGGAGCGGGGAGTTGACCTGGCGCAGCTCGAATCGGCCATCGGGGCTGAGGTCGTCTTGCCGCAGTTCGACGTCACCGGTAGTCCTTTGGCCGATGCCGCACGTCCGATGGAACTTAGTCAACGGACCGCCAATAGCGCAGGCGATGCGCTAGCGATGTGGCAACTTGGGCGAAAGATACCTGCGATCGAGAACTCGGCATTCGCTGCCGCATCGGCCGCTGGTCGATTGGCCCCGGTTGCGAATCCCAAGCAAGTTGGCGCGGGACTCACTTCCAACACGTATCGCGGTAGCACCGGTCCTCTTATGGTCGGTGGAACTGCCGGCCCTGCAAATCTTGCTGATGACCAACAACGATTGTTATTGCGGTTACTGGCCAACATTCCGCGTGGGGCGGAACCGGTCGGCAAGTCGATTATCGAGCAACCCGTGTCGGTGCAAGCCTATCGACTCGGCGAAGAGTTGATCATGACCGTGGCCAACGATTCCCCCTGGTCGGTTCAGGCCAAGATTACGTTGAATGTCTCGGCACGGACCACGGCCGCGCAGATTAAGTCCGGCGAGAAGGCGATGCCTGTGGTGTCGTACGCCGAGGGTCTTAGCGCCTGGCCGGTGAAACTGTCTCCCTACGAAGTGCAGGTTCATCGATTTGCCAAGAACGAGGTGGCCGCCACCGGTGTGGTGGTGCAGCTCGATCCAAGTGTGGCCAAGCAACTTGCCAAGCAATGCGAATTGCTGGAGCGTCGCGATCTGAATCCCTCGCAAAGGCCGCTCTACGCCGAGGTGCTGAACCCCTCGTTTGAAAAGGTAGATGAACAGAGTCAGGCATTGAATTGGCTGTCGGCCCCGACCGTGATGGGGGGATTAGATGGCGAGCGCGCCGCGCAATTGAAGTCCGACGGGCCCTCCACCAACATAAGCACTCCCCCCTTCAAGACTCCCGCGACAGGGCAAGCCGCTTTGACCGCTCATTTGAAAGTGGTGGATCTATCGGAGGACGCAGAATTGCGTTTATTCGTGGAGCAAGTCGATTCGCGTGCTCCACCATCGTGCATTCGGTTGTCTGCAGCACGCTTGTTCGAGGACCAGAAATCGCAGTCGTGGAACGCCTACCAGTTTGGGGTGGAGGATTTGCCGTTCGACTCGTCGGCCAAACTACGCATTCGGTTCGAGTTAATCGGCAAGGGAGAAGTGCTGATCGACAAGGTCGAAGTGCACGACCTCGTTTATCCGTTGAGAATCTACCCTGAGTCGGATCAGCAAGTCCTGGCGCTCGTGCAGCATGTGCGGCGTACGCGTCAGGCGCTCGACGCTCACCAGTATCGCGACTGCCTGAACCTGCTGAACTCGTACTGGTCGCAATTTGTGATTGAGTACCTGCCAGAAACCAAGCTGGTTCCTGCCGAGACCGTTGCGCCGGCCGCACCGACGAAACCAGTATCCGAATCGACATCGACTCCCAAGTTGTCGGATCGAGTACGCGACTGGTTCCGATTCTAAGACTCGAGTTAGCGAACAGCCAGGCTCGCTGCAGCGAGTGAAGCCTCGTCCATCACAGGGGCTGGCTCGTCTACTTCGGGATACAGCCCTGGAGCATCGGTTGCGTACCATTGCTCAAGCACCTGCCGCCAGGCACCTGGTTGTTTGACTTCGCAGAAGGCCTTGCGGACTTCCAGTGGGCTCGGGTGCAGCACCGAGTACTTGATGGCAAACTTTCGCATGGTGGGCAAACAACGGTCTTCGCCATACGAGAGTTCTGCTAACCGATAATGCTCTGCAATCACATCGCGTTGTTCGAACACGGTTGGGGGTGCGGGAAGCGGTTGTCCGGCTGCCAAGGCGCGGGCTTGGGAGAAGATCCACGGATTGCCAATTGCCCCTCGGGCGACCGTGACTCCGTCCACTCCAGTGTAGGCGAGCATGTCGAGGCACGACTGGGCGGTGAACAGATCACCGCTTCCGAGTACAACTCGCTCGCCGGCATGCTGCTTGAGCTCGCGAAGGAAATCCCACCGCGATGGGCCAATGTAACGCTGCATGACCGTGCGGCCGTGCACCGTGATGGCGGCCACCCCGCGCTCGTAGGCTCCATCGAAGATGGTGTAGAATTGATCGCGACTCTCGGCGGTGTCGTCGATGCCGCGACGCATCTTCACGGTCACTGGAATGTGATCGGGGACCGCTTCGCGGACGCGGGAGACGATTTCGAGGGCAATCTCGGGCTGGCTCAGGTGAAAACCACCCCGGCACCGCCCCAGCACTTTTTTCACCGGGCAGCCGAAGTTGATATCGATCACGTCGAATCCGGCCGCTACCAGACGTAGTGCGGCGGGGCCGAACTGCTCGGGCTCAGCCCCCATCAACTGTCCCGCAACGGGGTGCTCCTCGTCGGCGATATGCAGGAAATGGCTCGTGCGTTTTCGCTCTTTGAGAGCGACCAGGAACTGGTCGAGCATCACCTCACAAAGGGTGTAGGGAGCCCCAAAACGGCGGGCGAGCACCCGCATCGGCGAGTCGCTATAGCCAGACAAAGCCGCCTGCACGACCGGGAAATCGAGCTCGATGGGACCAATACGTAAAGTGGGTAACGGTTGCTTCATGGGGCTCAATTTTTCGCATCCGAGTCGGGCGGGTCAACCGGCCTCGGTGAATTGTCGAGTTGAGAGAGGGAATGCCGTATTTCGGCAATCACGTCGGCATCGTCTTCCATGTTCAACCGCTCCGACAACGGCTGCACGGCGGCCGACGTA containing:
- a CDS encoding O-antigen ligase family protein — protein: MALIIVFAVLVALLWGAIAFRRFTPVGVAVATVAIGYVLGYEFWHLHLGPLPLTVDRLLLGVLVAALAMFAWQRKLVHWTPLTVDWAIFTLLGWLTVSCVLANVGSDADLPVSPFFRLLFSFWTPTLLYLAVRIAPPSTRTTTYVLAAFAALGTYLAVTACAEITQQWWAVFPKYITDPELGTHFGRARGPALNSVSLGNYLCLCFWATWTLRPRVRRSLQLVLLGCMGLMVLGILFTYTRSVWMGFALSAFVMLIAHTPREYRWPVAIGSSVCGALLLMVAWSFVLYLNREDSGSVSEHSVEQRTSFAYVSWKMWCDEPLAGVGFGRFFDKKLPYLSDRHQSFELESIRNLHHHNTFLGLVVETGLAGLAAYLAMLVGWIWIGYRMTFDESNSPAMRQMGRLLLAVLCVYLPSALFHDLTHIFQDQTFLFLIAGLALAVAEQHSPVAQPATMPNRVGFSSFTTTSHSKTGFHAP
- a CDS encoding sulfatase-like hydrolase/transferase produces the protein MTNRVIIVLMVDGLRARALGAYGNTWYSTPSLDALASEATLFDRVLAESNQLGDVYDSIWTGQHRLSPATTESMHLIEQLRSEGYLCHLVTDEPELAEREDLDHFDEAIVLNPAPAEEADDVMDCGLASTLVAAADQLGEWSAEYEQPRLLWIHLRGLLSPWDAPRELAESLLGEEDPPLESSVEVPEQAVADSDEAADLVLHTAVRYAGQVMALDAAVGAVDSLVAELWPETPVEFVLAGTRGYALGEHGWLGIDAAAAHRELFQVPLIIRGSQVAAMRRESALLQSSDLYALLLELSKSGSLPTLSREQASGCTNDSRFVETNEWSYVAGWPAEGEISGELYVHPDDQWQANNVTTICTDESAVLASLLTETADK
- a CDS encoding tRNA dihydrouridine synthase; the protein is MKQPLPTLRIGPIELDFPVVQAALSGYSDSPMRVLARRFGAPYTLCEVMLDQFLVALKERKRTSHFLHIADEEHPVAGQLMGAEPEQFGPAALRLVAAGFDVIDINFGCPVKKVLGRCRGGFHLSQPEIALEIVSRVREAVPDHIPVTVKMRRGIDDTAESRDQFYTIFDGAYERGVAAITVHGRTVMQRYIGPSRWDFLRELKQHAGERVVLGSGDLFTAQSCLDMLAYTGVDGVTVARGAIGNPWIFSQARALAAGQPLPAPPTVFEQRDVIAEHYRLAELSYGEDRCLPTMRKFAIKYSVLHPSPLEVRKAFCEVKQPGAWRQVLEQWYATDAPGLYPEVDEPAPVMDEASLAAASLAVR
- a CDS encoding WecB/TagA/CpsF family glycosyltransferase; protein product: MTAVSCPVPVAQKPVVQLFGMQIDRVDLQQATAQVMDWCESPTSINCRYVVTPNVDHAVLLSHHEGLQNAYKSAAMVLADGAPIVAASRLLGRPLPERVAGSDLVPSVLAAAAAGSQPLRVFLLGAGPGVAERAAEAIHQKYNNVQVVGTHCPPLGFEHNSAANQAALDAVSAQPVDLLVVGLGAPKQELWVAKHYQQLNAKVALCAGATIDFLAGEKQRSPVWMRRTGLEWVHRLASEPRRLATRYLRDAIVFPQLVWREWRAA